A DNA window from Streptomyces sp. 71268 contains the following coding sequences:
- a CDS encoding acyl-CoA dehydrogenase family protein, translating to MSARTLPPFDPTDPLGIDDLLAPEDLAVRDTVRSWATDRVLPYVADWYERGELPGIRDLARELGSIGALGMSLDGYGCAGASAVQYGLACLELEAADSGIRSLVSVQGSLAMYAIHRYGSEEQKQRWLPPMAAGEAIGCFGLTEPDHGSDPAGMRTTARREGSDWVLTGRKMWITNGSVAAVAVVWAQTDEGIRGFVVPTDAPGFSAPEIHHKWSLRASVTSELVLDQVRLPADAVLPEVTGLRGPLSCLSHARYGIVWGALGAARSSFHAALDYAKTREQFGKPIGGFQLTQAKLADMAVELHKGLLLAYHLGRRMDAGRLRPEQVSFGKLNNVREAIEICRTARTILGANGISLEYPVMRHATNLESVLTYEGTVEMHQLVLGKALTGLDAFR from the coding sequence ATGTCCGCGCGCACCTTGCCGCCGTTCGACCCGACCGACCCGCTGGGCATCGACGACCTCCTCGCGCCCGAGGACCTCGCGGTGCGCGACACCGTCCGTAGCTGGGCCACGGACCGGGTGCTGCCGTACGTCGCCGACTGGTACGAGCGCGGCGAACTGCCCGGCATCCGCGACCTGGCCAGGGAACTCGGCTCCATCGGCGCGCTCGGCATGTCCCTCGACGGCTACGGCTGCGCGGGCGCCAGCGCCGTCCAGTACGGGCTCGCCTGCCTGGAGCTGGAAGCGGCCGACTCCGGCATCCGTTCGCTGGTCTCGGTGCAGGGTTCCCTGGCCATGTACGCCATCCACCGCTACGGCTCCGAGGAGCAGAAGCAGCGCTGGCTGCCGCCGATGGCGGCGGGGGAGGCGATTGGCTGCTTCGGCCTGACCGAACCCGACCACGGCTCCGACCCCGCGGGCATGCGCACCACGGCCAGGCGCGAGGGCTCCGACTGGGTGCTCACCGGCCGCAAGATGTGGATCACCAACGGCTCGGTGGCCGCCGTCGCCGTCGTCTGGGCCCAGACCGACGAGGGCATCCGCGGCTTCGTCGTGCCCACGGACGCGCCCGGCTTCTCCGCCCCCGAGATCCACCACAAGTGGTCCCTGCGCGCCTCGGTCACCAGCGAACTCGTCCTCGACCAGGTGCGGCTGCCGGCCGACGCGGTGCTCCCCGAGGTCACGGGGTTGCGCGGCCCGCTGAGCTGCCTCAGCCACGCGCGGTACGGGATCGTGTGGGGCGCGCTGGGCGCCGCGCGCTCCTCGTTCCACGCGGCCCTGGACTACGCGAAGACCCGTGAGCAGTTCGGCAAGCCGATCGGTGGCTTCCAGCTCACCCAGGCCAAGCTCGCCGACATGGCGGTCGAACTCCACAAGGGTCTGCTGCTGGCGTACCACCTCGGGCGTCGGATGGACGCCGGGCGGCTGCGGCCCGAGCAGGTCAGCTTCGGCAAGCTCAACAACGTGCGGGAGGCGATCGAGATCTGCCGTACGGCCCGCACCATCCTGGGCGCGAACGGCATCTCGCTGGAGTACCCGGTGATGCGGCACGCCACCAACCTGGAGTCGGTGCTCACCTACGAGGGCACGGTGGAGATGCACCAGCTCGTGCTGGGCAAGGCGCTGACCGGGCTCGACGCGTTCCGGTGA
- a CDS encoding FAD/NAD(P)-binding protein codes for MSVSPDSSPLPRRPRPPAIAIVGAGPRGVGLIARIAARAAQLLSAADLVASPAGASSHVSAPSHVSAPSHVSAGSPVGGRSRGGPAHLPPRPRLTGADATPGGGAAPGGGATPWGGRLVLHLVDPHPPGGGRVWRPRQSPLLWMNSMAADVSVFDDGSRGWDAERDGPPDSGPSLAEWAEDIRAGRLNVPLAPELAAEVAVLTGRTFATRRLQSAYLRWVYERAVAALPAGVELRVHRRRAVRLTGPRDGAQRVWLEDRELPLVADAVVLALGHLDAEPDVQERELGAFAARHRLTYLPPEYTADSDLRALRPGQPVLVRGFGLAFVDLMVLLTEGRGGTYAEAPGAGGQGPGDGPELVYRPSGREPVLYVGSRRGVPYHAKLGYDWTGELPPLPRFFGPEQVADVLRRQRPVDFARDAWPLVQKELGYVHYHRLFTAHPERTVGSWAEFETAYAACEVGGAELAALVAAAVPDPADRLDLTRLDRPLAGVTFASHAALQEGLREYVTADLIRRHDPEHSSDLAVFLGLLAVYGQVAGLGDIGPWWHGFFSYLASGPPGPRLRQLLALSRAGVVRFVGADMSVTADPARGAYVATSASVPGHRVEATALVEARLPDPSVARSRDRLLRALHEEDPDGLRVTPGGLVAVRPEDARLLDGAGRPHPRRFAIGAPTDARVAAAFARPGTGAPAVRQNDAVARALLRLLTEDARPARLSA; via the coding sequence ATGTCCGTGTCACCGGATAGCTCCCCTCTTCCCCGACGCCCCCGGCCCCCGGCCATCGCGATCGTCGGCGCCGGCCCGCGCGGTGTGGGCCTGATCGCCCGGATCGCCGCGCGCGCCGCCCAACTCCTGTCGGCCGCCGACCTGGTCGCATCGCCGGCCGGCGCGTCCTCGCACGTCAGCGCGCCCTCGCACGTCAGCGCGCCCTCGCACGTCAGCGCGGGCTCGCCGGTCGGTGGCCGGTCGCGTGGCGGCCCGGCCCACCTGCCCCCGCGCCCCCGGCTGACCGGCGCCGACGCGACCCCGGGGGGCGGCGCGGCCCCAGGTGGCGGCGCGACGCCGTGGGGTGGGCGGCTCGTGCTGCACCTCGTCGATCCGCACCCGCCGGGCGGCGGCCGGGTCTGGCGGCCGCGGCAGTCGCCGTTGCTGTGGATGAACTCGATGGCCGCCGACGTGTCCGTGTTCGACGACGGGAGCCGTGGCTGGGACGCCGAGCGGGACGGGCCGCCGGACTCCGGGCCCTCGCTCGCCGAGTGGGCCGAGGACATCCGCGCCGGGCGCCTGAACGTACCGCTGGCGCCCGAACTCGCCGCGGAGGTCGCCGTGTTGACCGGGCGCACCTTCGCCACGCGGCGGCTGCAGAGCGCGTACCTGCGCTGGGTGTACGAGCGGGCGGTGGCCGCGCTGCCTGCCGGCGTCGAGCTGCGCGTCCACCGCAGACGCGCGGTGCGGCTGACCGGCCCGCGCGACGGCGCGCAGCGGGTGTGGCTGGAGGACCGGGAACTGCCGCTCGTCGCCGACGCCGTGGTGCTCGCCCTCGGCCACCTCGACGCCGAACCCGACGTTCAGGAGCGGGAGTTGGGCGCGTTCGCGGCCCGGCACCGGCTGACGTACCTGCCGCCCGAGTACACCGCCGACAGCGATCTGCGCGCGCTGCGCCCGGGTCAGCCGGTGTTGGTGCGCGGCTTCGGGCTGGCCTTCGTGGACCTGATGGTCCTGCTGACCGAGGGACGCGGCGGGACGTACGCCGAGGCGCCGGGCGCCGGTGGCCAGGGGCCGGGCGACGGCCCCGAGCTGGTCTACCGGCCGTCGGGGCGGGAGCCGGTGCTGTACGTCGGGTCGCGGCGCGGCGTGCCGTACCACGCCAAGCTGGGCTACGACTGGACGGGCGAACTGCCGCCGCTGCCTCGCTTCTTCGGGCCCGAGCAGGTGGCCGACGTGCTGCGGCGGCAGCGGCCGGTCGACTTCGCCCGGGACGCGTGGCCGCTGGTCCAGAAGGAGCTGGGCTACGTGCACTACCACCGGCTGTTCACCGCTCACCCGGAGCGCACGGTCGGGAGCTGGGCGGAGTTCGAGACGGCGTACGCCGCCTGCGAGGTGGGCGGCGCCGAGCTGGCCGCGCTGGTGGCCGCCGCCGTGCCGGACCCCGCCGACCGGCTCGACCTGACCCGCCTCGACCGCCCGCTGGCCGGGGTCACCTTCGCCTCGCACGCCGCGCTCCAGGAGGGGCTGCGGGAGTACGTCACCGCCGACCTGATACGCCGCCACGACCCGGAACACAGCTCCGACCTGGCCGTCTTCCTCGGCCTGCTGGCGGTGTACGGGCAGGTCGCCGGGCTCGGCGACATCGGCCCGTGGTGGCACGGCTTCTTCAGCTACCTCGCCTCGGGCCCGCCCGGCCCCCGACTGCGGCAACTGCTCGCCCTGTCCCGGGCCGGCGTCGTGCGCTTCGTCGGGGCCGACATGAGCGTCACCGCCGACCCGGCGCGCGGCGCCTACGTGGCCACCAGCGCCTCCGTACCCGGCCACCGGGTCGAGGCCACCGCGCTGGTCGAGGCCAGGCTGCCGGACCCGTCGGTGGCCCGCTCCCGCGACCGGCTGCTCCGCGCCCTGCACGAGGAGGACCCGGACGGGTTGCGCGTGACGCCCGGCGGGCTGGTCGCCGTACGCCCCGAGGACGCCCGCCTGCTCGATGGGGCCGGCCGGCCGCACCCGCGCCGGTTCGCGATCGGGGCGCCCACCGACGCCCGGGTCGCCGCGGCCTTCGCCCGACCCGGCACCGGAGCCCCCGCCGTACGCCAGAACGACGCGGTGGCCCGGGCCCTGCTGCGGCTGCTCACCGAGGACGCCCGGCCGGCGCGGCTGAGCGCCTGA
- a CDS encoding NtaA/DmoA family FMN-dependent monooxygenase (This protein belongs to a clade of FMN-dependent monooxygenases, within a broader family of flavin-dependent oxidoreductases, the luciferase-like monooxygenase (LMM) family, some of whose members use coenzyme F420 rather than FMN.): MTDTSGTPRTSRKSIHLAAHFPGVNNTTVWSASPRALGSQIDFASFTHLAQTAERGLFDFFFLAEGLRLREHQGRVHDLDVLGRPEAITVLSALAAVTERLGLAATVNATFNEPYELARRLASLDHLSGGRAAWNVVTSSDAFTGENFRRGGFLDRADRYTRAAEFVATARELWDSWPPGAERARAGAFAHHGHHFDIEGRFSVERGPQGHPVVIQAGDSSEGREFAAATADIVFTRHGTLEAGRQFYADVKGRLAAHGRRPEDLKIMPGVTFVLGDTAAEAQEKAAEIRHQQISPQTALLTLEQIWGVDLSRYDPDGPLPDIEPDYDAQLSQGRVRHADPRAVVASWRALAEEKGLSIRQTVIEATGRQSFIGTPAAVADEMDTFVQTDAADGFILIPHLTPGGLDDFVEQVVPLLQERGSFRTRYTGSTLRAHLGLAQPS; the protein is encoded by the coding sequence ATGACCGACACCTCGGGCACCCCGCGTACCAGCCGTAAGTCCATCCACCTCGCCGCCCACTTCCCGGGCGTCAACAACACGACGGTGTGGAGCGCGTCGCCGCGGGCGCTCGGCAGCCAGATCGACTTCGCGTCCTTCACACACCTGGCCCAGACCGCCGAGCGCGGCCTGTTCGACTTCTTCTTCCTCGCCGAGGGGCTGCGGCTGCGCGAGCACCAGGGCCGCGTCCACGACCTCGACGTCCTCGGCAGGCCCGAGGCGATCACGGTGCTCAGCGCGCTGGCCGCCGTCACCGAGCGGCTCGGGCTCGCCGCGACCGTCAACGCCACCTTCAACGAGCCCTACGAACTCGCCCGGCGCCTGGCCTCGCTCGACCACCTGAGCGGGGGACGCGCCGCCTGGAATGTGGTGACCTCCTCCGACGCCTTCACCGGCGAGAACTTCCGGCGCGGCGGCTTCCTGGACCGCGCCGACCGCTACACCAGGGCCGCCGAGTTCGTCGCCACCGCGCGCGAGCTGTGGGACTCCTGGCCGCCGGGCGCCGAGCGCGCGCGGGCCGGTGCCTTCGCGCACCACGGGCACCACTTCGACATCGAGGGCCGCTTCAGCGTGGAGCGCGGCCCGCAGGGCCACCCGGTCGTCATCCAGGCCGGCGATTCGAGCGAGGGCCGCGAGTTCGCCGCGGCGACCGCCGACATCGTCTTCACCCGGCACGGCACGCTGGAGGCCGGTCGGCAGTTCTACGCCGACGTCAAGGGCCGGCTCGCCGCGCACGGGCGCCGCCCCGAGGACCTGAAGATCATGCCGGGGGTGACGTTCGTCCTGGGCGACACCGCGGCCGAGGCCCAGGAGAAGGCCGCCGAGATCCGGCACCAGCAGATCTCGCCGCAGACGGCGCTGCTCACACTGGAGCAGATCTGGGGAGTCGACCTATCGCGATATGACCCGGATGGCCCATTGCCGGACATCGAACCCGACTACGATGCCCAGCTCAGCCAGGGCCGGGTGCGGCACGCCGACCCGCGCGCCGTCGTTGCCTCCTGGCGCGCGCTGGCCGAGGAGAAGGGGCTGTCCATCCGGCAGACCGTGATCGAGGCCACCGGACGGCAGTCCTTCATCGGGACGCCGGCGGCGGTCGCCGACGAGATGGACACCTTCGTCCAGACGGATGCCGCCGACGGCTTCATCCTGATACCGCACCTGACTCCGGGCGGGCTCGACGACTTCGTCGAGCAGGTGGTGCCGTTGCTCCAAGAGCGCGGGTCGTTCCGTACCCGGTACACCGGCAGCACGCTGCGCGCCCATCTCGGGCTCGCCCAGCCCTCGTGA
- a CDS encoding LLM class flavin-dependent oxidoreductase, with protein MPPLNRPLRLAVAIDGGAPQTASAFVDRAQLAERGAFDFVTLDDSLGQPAPGVARLDALAALARVAPTTDRIGLVPTVTTTHTEPFHVSTQVATLDWVSRGRAGWIVEVSATEAEARLVGRRPAAPAPELWHEAGEVVDVVTRLFDSWEDDAEIRDVATGRFVDRDKLHYVDFESATFSVRGPSIVPRPPQGHPVTVIDATPSHVRATAARYADVALIRTDDPDVARVARADLRERTRAWGREPDRLIVLASLPVDLDASADAVALAEFAASWHTDGVADGFHFRPRDPERDLRLLVDGTVPVLQHRGLARHFYPGATLREHLGLPRPANRYALAREASAR; from the coding sequence ATGCCCCCCTTGAACCGTCCGCTGCGACTGGCCGTCGCCATCGACGGCGGCGCGCCCCAGACCGCGTCCGCCTTCGTCGACCGGGCCCAGCTCGCCGAGCGCGGTGCCTTCGACTTCGTCACCCTGGACGACTCGCTCGGCCAGCCCGCGCCCGGCGTGGCACGGCTCGACGCCCTCGCCGCGCTGGCCCGCGTCGCCCCCACCACGGACCGCATCGGCTTAGTGCCGACCGTCACCACCACCCACACCGAGCCGTTCCACGTCTCCACCCAGGTCGCCACGTTGGACTGGGTCAGCCGCGGGCGGGCCGGCTGGATCGTCGAGGTCTCCGCCACCGAGGCCGAGGCCCGGCTCGTCGGCCGCCGGCCGGCGGCCCCCGCGCCGGAGCTGTGGCACGAGGCGGGCGAGGTGGTGGACGTCGTCACCCGGCTCTTCGACAGTTGGGAGGACGACGCGGAGATCCGGGACGTGGCCACCGGTCGCTTCGTCGACCGGGACAAGCTGCACTACGTCGACTTCGAGTCGGCCACCTTCTCGGTGCGCGGCCCCTCCATCGTGCCCCGCCCGCCACAGGGACACCCCGTCACCGTCATCGACGCCACGCCCTCCCACGTCCGGGCGACGGCGGCCCGCTACGCCGATGTCGCCCTCATCCGCACCGACGACCCCGACGTCGCCCGCGTAGCCCGCGCGGACCTGCGCGAACGCACCCGCGCCTGGGGTCGGGAGCCGGACCGGCTGATCGTGCTCGCCTCGCTGCCGGTGGACCTCGACGCGTCGGCCGACGCGGTCGCGCTGGCCGAGTTCGCCGCGAGCTGGCACACCGACGGCGTCGCCGACGGCTTCCACTTCCGCCCCCGGGACCCCGAGCGCGACCTGCGGCTCCTCGTGGACGGCACGGTGCCCGTGCTGCAACACCGCGGCCTGGCGCGCCACTTCTATCCGGGCGCCACGCTCCGCGAACACCTGGGCCTGCCGCGCCCGGCCAACCGTTACGCCCTCGCCAGGGAGGCATCAGCGCGATGA
- a CDS encoding DUF5685 family protein yields MFGIVRPCRHRLSDRLRTDWMAHLCGLCLALRADHGQFARVATNYDGLIISVLVEAQSPEATRAAGRRTAGPCPLRGMRTAPVARGEGARLAAAVSLVLASAKVRDHIADGDGALGRRPVAAAARRVATRWDRAGALTGSDLGFDTAVLVAAVDRQPDIEALAGRGTPLLTITEPTETATAAAFAHTAELAGRPANRAPLAEVGRLFGRLAHLLDAVEDLDEDARTGAWNPLLATGATLAEARRLCEDAVHGVRLALRDVEFTDGKLAHVLLAHELRHAVDRAFGPTCSHPAGHPANPYGPGTQQPYGNPYAQPHGNPYAQPQGGQPAHGNGSYAPYGGLNAPQGAHGAPQPLHPGPGHGGSDGDWFGGGGGDGGGDPGGSPGRPPRRRSLVPGCAVWLGLCCTCQLCCREEYHDPWSGDKRGGWCHKCECCECCECCECCECCDCSC; encoded by the coding sequence TTGTTTGGGATTGTCCGACCATGTCGGCATCGCTTGTCGGATCGTCTTCGCACCGACTGGATGGCACACCTGTGCGGACTATGTCTGGCGCTACGGGCCGACCACGGCCAATTCGCCCGAGTTGCCACCAATTATGACGGCCTGATTATTTCGGTCCTGGTCGAGGCCCAGTCGCCGGAGGCCACCCGCGCGGCCGGGCGGCGCACCGCCGGGCCCTGCCCGCTGCGCGGCATGCGCACGGCGCCCGTCGCGCGCGGCGAGGGCGCCCGGCTGGCCGCCGCCGTCTCCCTGGTCCTTGCGTCGGCGAAGGTCCGGGACCACATCGCCGACGGTGACGGCGCGCTGGGCCGCCGCCCGGTGGCCGCCGCGGCCCGCCGGGTGGCCACCCGCTGGGACCGGGCCGGCGCGCTCACCGGCTCCGACCTCGGCTTCGACACGGCCGTGCTGGTGGCGGCGGTGGACCGGCAGCCGGACATCGAGGCGCTCGCCGGCCGCGGCACCCCGCTGCTGACCATCACCGAACCGACCGAGACCGCGACCGCCGCCGCCTTCGCGCACACCGCCGAGCTGGCGGGCCGGCCGGCGAACCGGGCCCCGCTCGCCGAGGTCGGGCGACTCTTCGGCCGCCTCGCGCACCTCCTGGACGCGGTGGAGGACCTGGACGAGGACGCGCGCACCGGCGCGTGGAACCCGTTGCTCGCCACCGGCGCGACGCTCGCCGAGGCGCGGCGGCTGTGCGAGGACGCGGTGCACGGCGTGCGGCTGGCCCTGCGGGACGTGGAGTTCACCGACGGCAAGCTCGCCCACGTGCTGCTCGCGCACGAGCTGCGGCACGCCGTGGACCGCGCGTTCGGCCCCACCTGCTCGCACCCGGCGGGCCACCCCGCGAACCCGTACGGTCCCGGAACCCAGCAGCCGTACGGCAACCCGTACGCCCAACCGCACGGCAACCCCTATGCCCAGCCACAGGGCGGCCAGCCCGCGCACGGCAACGGCTCGTACGCCCCGTACGGCGGCCTGAACGCGCCGCAGGGTGCCCACGGCGCGCCCCAGCCGCTGCACCCGGGGCCGGGCCACGGCGGTTCGGACGGGGACTGGTTCGGCGGCGGGGGCGGCGACGGAGGTGGCGACCCCGGCGGCTCCCCCGGCCGCCCACCGCGCCGACGCTCACTGGTCCCCGGCTGCGCGGTCTGGCTCGGCCTGTGCTGCACGTGCCAGCTCTGCTGCCGCGAGGAGTACCACGACCCCTGGAGCGGCGACAAGCGCGGCGGCTGGTGCCACAAGTGCGAATGCTGCGAGTGCTGTGAGTGCTGCGAATGTTGTGAGTGTTGCGACTGTAGTTGCTGA
- a CDS encoding DUF1684 domain-containing protein gives MTDTAAQRSTAATPARPAGTAAPNGAVRPGTILHSTARTGSEPGAGGEPEIPGSDAARRQPPGETSSERADWRAWLRERTEAVAAPYGPLSVTGTHWLADAPDGRLPGVPGRWTEDGEELVVSATAEDLLAVDGQPLEGEARLGPEHGPLDARVTSGDRHLVVLRREGLWAVRVFDPDAAARRAFAGIDAFDYAERWAVPAVFRPFPEGRTIQVANADGARRGLGLTGEVVFTVEGVEHTLVAGDEGDGSLWIVLADATSGRARAEGGSYRFRFLRPGAPGVDGRLTLDFNRTLLPPCAFTDHFLCPFPPPGNTLPFPLTAGERNPVATG, from the coding sequence ATGACGGACACAGCGGCACAGCGCAGCACGGCGGCCACCCCGGCGCGGCCCGCGGGGACGGCCGCACCGAACGGCGCGGTGCGGCCGGGAACGATCCTGCACTCCACGGCCCGGACCGGTAGCGAGCCCGGGGCCGGCGGTGAACCCGAGATACCGGGGTCGGACGCGGCCCGACGCCAGCCGCCGGGCGAGACCTCGTCGGAGCGGGCGGACTGGCGCGCCTGGCTGCGGGAGCGCACCGAGGCGGTCGCCGCTCCGTACGGCCCGCTGTCGGTGACCGGCACCCACTGGCTGGCCGACGCGCCGGACGGCAGGCTGCCCGGCGTACCGGGGCGGTGGACCGAGGACGGCGAGGAACTCGTGGTCAGCGCCACCGCCGAGGACCTGCTCGCGGTCGACGGCCAGCCGCTGGAGGGCGAGGCCAGGCTCGGGCCCGAGCACGGGCCGCTGGACGCCCGGGTCACCAGCGGCGACCGGCACCTGGTGGTGCTGCGCCGCGAGGGCCTGTGGGCGGTACGGGTCTTCGACCCCGACGCGGCGGCCCGGCGGGCGTTCGCGGGGATCGACGCGTTCGACTACGCCGAGCGCTGGGCGGTGCCCGCCGTCTTCCGGCCGTTCCCCGAGGGGCGCACGATCCAGGTGGCCAACGCCGACGGGGCGCGGCGGGGGCTCGGGCTCACCGGCGAGGTGGTGTTCACGGTGGAGGGCGTGGAACACACGCTGGTGGCCGGGGACGAGGGGGACGGCTCGCTGTGGATCGTGCTCGCCGACGCCACCAGCGGGCGGGCCAGGGCCGAGGGCGGCAGCTACCGGTTCCGCTTCCTGCGGCCCGGCGCCCCGGGCGTCGACGGGAGGCTGACGTTGGACTTCAACCGCACCCTGCTGCCGCCGTGCGCGTTCACCGACCACTTCCTGTGCCCGTTCCCGCCGCCGGGCAACACGCTCCCGTTCCCGCTCACGGCGGGCGAGCGCAACCCGGTGGCGACGGGCTGA
- the sepF gene encoding cell division protein SepF gives MGSVRKASAWLGLVDDSDDERYYDDDYSEGPEPGDAWVTDPRVRVADQAAQDQGSRIATVTPDGFRDARGIGELFREGIPVIVNLTAMEPADAKRVVDFAAGLTFGLRGSIERVATRVFLLTPPDYQVVSGEARRGNSGFFNQS, from the coding sequence ATGGGATCGGTGCGCAAGGCGAGTGCTTGGCTTGGCCTCGTCGACGACAGCGATGATGAGCGCTACTACGACGACGACTACTCCGAGGGGCCCGAGCCCGGCGACGCCTGGGTGACCGACCCGCGGGTGCGGGTCGCCGACCAGGCCGCGCAGGACCAGGGCTCGCGCATCGCCACGGTCACCCCGGACGGGTTCCGTGACGCGCGGGGCATCGGCGAACTGTTCCGCGAGGGCATTCCGGTGATCGTGAACCTCACCGCCATGGAGCCCGCCGACGCCAAGCGCGTCGTGGACTTCGCCGCCGGGCTGACCTTCGGGCTGCGCGGCTCCATCGAGCGGGTCGCCACTCGGGTGTTCCTGCTCACACCGCCCGACTACCAGGTCGTCAGCGGCGAGGCCCGCCGCGGCAACAGCGGCTTCTTCAACCAGAGCTGA
- a CDS encoding MFS transporter, with protein MTGTTTTGNRRSAGVSRFGPGASRWRDANGGADRWLVLVVLCVSLLLVAVDATVLHVAVPAVSEDLRPGSMELLWIVDVYPLVCASLLILFGTLGDRVGRRRVLLLGYGLFGLASALAALATTPEVLIVARALLGVGGAMIMPATLSILRQVFPDRRERAVAIGIWSAVAAVGAAAGPLLGGFLLEHFWWGSVFLINIPLMVAALPVGRWLLPESTGDGNGPWDVTGALMAAFGLFGAVLGIKRLGNGQGLTELGTVCPTLLGGVLLVLFVRRQRRRSNPLVDLAMFARPAFGTAVGCIVLAMLALVGLELIAAQYLQLVLGLTPLETGLRLLPLTFAAMAAGLVGSRMLHRLGPRTMVALGFAVTAGAVLSLTAMGQHDRPAVLVCGFVLLGFGLETTLFGAYESMLSEAPARCAGGAAAIGETSYQLGAGLGIALLGSVMNAAYSPRVAATPGIPDDSARAASHSLGEAYEVSDALGGASGAVLRAAARDSFVTGLHSTLWVSAGLLLLGALAALCLPRTMDGPADPDDDTTRPTSAPRHARGKGDTVPRRRRHPDAPESAAPASDTTPATSSARR; from the coding sequence CTGCTGGTCGCTGTCGACGCCACCGTCCTGCACGTCGCGGTCCCGGCCGTCAGCGAGGACCTGCGGCCCGGCTCGATGGAGCTGCTGTGGATCGTGGACGTCTACCCGCTGGTGTGCGCGTCGCTGCTGATCCTCTTCGGCACCCTCGGCGACCGGGTCGGCCGCCGGCGCGTACTGCTCCTCGGCTACGGGCTCTTCGGCCTGGCCTCCGCGCTCGCCGCCCTGGCGACCACGCCCGAGGTCCTGATCGTGGCCCGGGCCCTGCTCGGCGTCGGCGGCGCGATGATCATGCCCGCCACGCTGTCGATCCTCCGCCAGGTCTTCCCCGACCGTCGCGAGCGCGCCGTCGCGATCGGCATCTGGAGCGCCGTCGCGGCCGTGGGCGCCGCGGCCGGACCGCTGCTCGGCGGCTTCCTCCTGGAGCACTTCTGGTGGGGCTCGGTCTTCCTGATCAACATCCCGCTGATGGTCGCCGCCCTGCCCGTCGGCCGTTGGCTGCTGCCCGAGTCCACCGGCGACGGCAACGGCCCCTGGGACGTGACCGGCGCGCTGATGGCGGCGTTCGGCCTGTTCGGCGCCGTCCTCGGAATCAAGCGGCTGGGCAACGGGCAGGGTCTGACCGAACTCGGGACCGTGTGCCCGACGCTGCTGGGAGGCGTCCTCCTGGTGCTCTTCGTGCGCCGCCAGCGCCGGCGTAGCAACCCGCTGGTGGACCTGGCCATGTTCGCCCGACCCGCGTTCGGCACCGCGGTGGGCTGCATCGTGCTCGCGATGCTGGCCCTGGTCGGGCTGGAGCTGATAGCCGCCCAGTACCTGCAACTGGTCCTCGGCCTCACCCCGCTGGAGACCGGCCTGCGCCTGCTGCCGCTCACGTTCGCGGCCATGGCCGCCGGCCTCGTGGGCTCCCGCATGCTGCACCGGCTCGGCCCGCGCACCATGGTCGCCCTCGGCTTCGCCGTCACCGCGGGCGCCGTCCTGTCGCTGACCGCGATGGGCCAGCACGACCGCCCCGCCGTCCTCGTCTGCGGCTTCGTCCTCCTCGGCTTCGGCCTGGAGACCACCCTGTTCGGGGCGTACGAGTCGATGCTCAGCGAGGCGCCGGCCAGGTGCGCGGGCGGGGCCGCGGCCATAGGCGAGACCTCCTACCAGCTCGGCGCCGGCCTCGGCATCGCGCTGCTCGGCAGCGTGATGAACGCCGCCTACTCCCCGAGGGTCGCCGCGACCCCGGGCATACCCGACGACTCCGCCAGGGCCGCGAGCCATTCGCTCGGCGAGGCGTACGAGGTCTCCGACGCGCTCGGCGGGGCGTCCGGCGCGGTGCTGCGGGCCGCCGCCCGCGACTCCTTCGTCACCGGTCTGCACAGCACGCTCTGGGTCAGCGCCGGCCTGCTGCTGCTCGGCGCGCTCGCCGCGCTGTGCCTGCCGCGCACCATGGACGGCCCCGCGGACCCGGACGACGACACGACCCGCCCGACCTCCGCGCCCAGGCACGCGCGCGGCAAGGGAGACACCGTGCCGCGCCGCCGCCGGCACCCCGACGCGCCCGAGAGCGCCGCGCCCGCGTCCGACACGACCCCGGCCACCTCGTCCGCACGCCGCTGA